Proteins co-encoded in one Spiroplasma gladiatoris genomic window:
- the dnaB gene encoding replicative DNA helicase gives MVPNIDIAQQSILIDSEKTVLSIAMHSPKVNFEILSRLEADDFSIESHKIIFKAISAINQNNQTPSIAILCQYLEDKNQLEKVGGLEYLADISSYFYTDEGYEDYVHIVFKNSIGRQLDRFVIEIKQLRDSKHPIEEIFMIAQQKILNIKTELKTEDAEEIKKTIVEVVKKIEALEKNGDIINGVPSGFNDLDTITNGWQKGDFIILAARPSMGKTAFALNLAINAAERQKGVVFFSLEMPKEQLVQRVLSSVSAVDASLLRTAQNLTTETWSRITNGSEQIKNMNIVIDDSPGLNVLQIQSKLRKLKRDFNIELCVIDYLQLISSIQSRMDNRQNEVAAISRQLKKIARELNIPIICLSQLSRSVEKREEKTPLMSDLRDSGAIEQDADIIMFLYRKAYYEKKEYDNLEVQANDETDVIISKHRNGATGVIKVNFLRSYGKFIDRTKNS, from the coding sequence ATGGTTCCAAACATTGACATAGCACAGCAATCGATTTTAATAGATTCAGAAAAAACAGTACTTTCTATTGCTATGCATTCTCCAAAAGTTAATTTTGAAATACTTAGTAGGTTAGAAGCAGATGACTTCTCTATTGAATCTCATAAAATTATTTTTAAGGCAATCAGTGCTATTAATCAAAATAATCAAACCCCATCAATTGCGATATTATGCCAATATTTAGAAGATAAAAATCAATTAGAAAAAGTTGGAGGTTTAGAATATTTAGCTGATATTTCAAGTTATTTTTATACTGATGAAGGTTATGAAGATTATGTTCATATTGTTTTTAAAAATTCTATAGGAAGACAATTAGACCGCTTTGTAATTGAAATAAAACAACTTAGAGATAGTAAACACCCAATCGAAGAAATCTTTATGATTGCTCAACAAAAAATTTTAAATATTAAAACAGAATTAAAAACAGAAGATGCTGAAGAAATTAAAAAAACAATTGTTGAAGTTGTAAAAAAAATTGAAGCACTTGAAAAAAATGGAGATATTATTAACGGTGTACCTTCTGGATTTAATGATTTAGACACAATCACAAATGGTTGGCAAAAAGGTGATTTTATCATTCTAGCGGCAAGACCAAGTATGGGGAAAACTGCTTTTGCACTAAATCTCGCTATTAATGCAGCTGAAAGACAAAAAGGAGTTGTATTTTTCTCCTTAGAAATGCCAAAAGAACAATTGGTACAAAGAGTTTTATCTTCTGTATCTGCAGTTGATGCTTCACTATTAAGAACAGCACAAAACTTAACAACAGAAACTTGATCAAGAATAACTAATGGTAGCGAGCAAATTAAAAATATGAATATTGTAATTGATGATTCACCAGGATTAAATGTTTTACAAATTCAATCAAAATTAAGAAAACTTAAAAGAGATTTTAATATTGAACTTTGTGTAATTGATTACTTACAACTAATTTCTTCTATTCAATCAAGAATGGATAATAGACAAAATGAAGTAGCTGCAATTTCTAGACAACTGAAAAAAATTGCAAGAGAGTTAAATATACCAATTATTTGTTTGTCACAATTATCTCGTAGCGTGGAAAAAAGAGAAGAAAAAACTCCATTAATGTCTGACTTACGAGATTCAGGAGCGATTGAACAAGATGCTGACATAATTATGTTTTTATATCGTAAGGCTTATTATGAAAAAAAAGAATATGATAATTTAGAGGTACAGGCTAATGATGAAACAGATGTGATTATTTCAAAACATAGAAATGGTGCAACGGGAGTTATAAAAGTAAACTTCTTAAGAAGTTATGGTAAATTTATAGATAGAACTAAAAACTCTTAA
- a CDS encoding uracil-DNA glycosylase: MLDILANIKEDWKKLFEKNGIDKDIYEVLDKIKNFNNVYPPKEEIFRVFELIDFKDVKVIILGQDPYHSDLVANGIAFSASNKVKTPRSLANIFKELNNDLGIDHFNNNDLSGWVKQGVLLLNTCLTVQKSLPGSHTNIGWEQIIIKIIKILSKNNNLIYCLWGNFAKNLYNILNINSEFVIKSAHPSPFSYKKGFENSKPFSIINNYLISLKLEKIDWTK, from the coding sequence ATGTTGGATATATTGGCAAATATTAAAGAAGATTGAAAAAAATTATTTGAAAAAAATGGTATTGATAAAGATATCTATGAAGTTTTAGATAAAATTAAAAACTTCAATAATGTCTATCCCCCTAAGGAAGAAATATTTAGGGTTTTTGAATTAATTGATTTTAAAGATGTAAAAGTTATAATTTTAGGTCAAGACCCTTATCATAGCGATTTAGTAGCAAATGGAATCGCATTTAGCGCAAGCAATAAGGTAAAAACGCCAAGAAGTTTAGCTAATATTTTTAAAGAACTAAATAACGATTTAGGTATTGATCATTTTAACAACAACGATTTAAGTGGGTGAGTCAAGCAAGGAGTTTTATTATTAAACACTTGTTTAACTGTACAAAAATCCCTACCAGGATCACATACAAACATTGGGTGAGAACAAATAATTATTAAAATTATTAAAATATTGAGCAAAAACAATAATTTAATTTATTGTTTATGAGGAAATTTTGCAAAAAACTTATATAATATTCTTAATATAAATAGTGAGTTTGTCATAAAAAGTGCTCATCCATCACCGTTTAGTTATAAAAAAGGGTTTGAAAACTCAAAACCTTTTTCAATTATCAACAATTATTTAATTTCTTTAAAATTAGAAAAAATTGATTGAACTAAATAA
- the cysS gene encoding cysteine--tRNA ligase, translating to MLKIYDSLTGEKKTINDSKVRIYTCGPTVYNYIHIGNARPLILADLVVKFLTFKEVKVKYLLNITDIDDKIINKAIEENVSEFDIAKKYSDAFFNDIENLNITLPTKVIPISSKLIEIIDFIEILIDKKYAYEVNGNVYFDISSLEKEYGELSKQKKEELNTGARVEQDFNKKNSGDFVLWKKTDKGKKWLSKWSYGRPGWHTECALLIDNFFTKPLDIHIGGIDLKFPHHENERIQYIAKNNKEIAIAWAYNGHLSINNEKMSKSLGNTILVKDFIEKYGANELRFIYLNSNYKQPLNITEELINQSIEWNNKIFNLLKLANWKIATKEVILNNQTPIDDDFDSYKYITKFKEFMNDDLNTPMVITLLEEMAKNINKQIKNKVLDKTLEKFKAILNVLGLSYKILDIDKKTKEKLLEWLMLLENKNYEKADIIRKKLQEGGII from the coding sequence ATGCTAAAAATTTATGACTCTCTTACGGGCGAGAAAAAAACTATTAATGACTCAAAGGTAAGAATCTATACATGTGGACCAACAGTTTATAATTATATCCATATTGGAAATGCAAGACCATTAATATTGGCAGACTTAGTTGTAAAATTTTTAACCTTTAAAGAAGTTAAGGTAAAATATCTTTTAAATATCACTGATATCGATGACAAAATAATTAATAAAGCTATAGAAGAAAATGTGTCTGAGTTTGACATAGCCAAAAAATATAGCGATGCATTTTTTAATGATATAGAAAATTTAAACATAACACTCCCAACTAAAGTAATACCAATCTCTTCAAAATTGATTGAGATAATTGATTTTATAGAAATTTTAATAGATAAAAAGTATGCTTATGAAGTAAATGGAAATGTATATTTTGATATTTCTTCCTTAGAAAAAGAATATGGAGAATTATCAAAACAAAAGAAAGAAGAATTAAACACAGGAGCAAGAGTTGAACAAGATTTTAATAAAAAAAATTCTGGCGACTTTGTTCTTTGAAAAAAAACAGATAAAGGGAAGAAATGGCTATCAAAGTGAAGCTATGGTAGACCAGGTTGACATACAGAGTGTGCCTTACTAATTGATAATTTCTTTACTAAACCTTTAGATATTCATATTGGAGGAATTGATTTAAAATTCCCTCATCATGAAAACGAAAGAATACAGTATATTGCAAAAAATAATAAAGAAATAGCAATTGCTTGGGCTTACAATGGACATTTGTCAATTAATAATGAAAAAATGTCAAAATCATTAGGAAATACTATTTTAGTAAAAGATTTTATTGAGAAGTATGGAGCTAATGAGTTAAGATTTATTTATTTAAATAGCAATTATAAACAGCCATTAAATATAACAGAGGAATTAATTAACCAATCAATTGAATGAAACAACAAAATCTTTAATTTATTGAAACTGGCTAATTGAAAAATTGCAACAAAAGAAGTTATTTTAAATAATCAAACACCAATTGATGATGATTTTGACTCTTATAAATATATAACTAAATTTAAAGAGTTTATGAATGATGATTTAAACACTCCAATGGTAATAACTTTATTAGAAGAAATGGCAAAAAACATTAATAAACAAATTAAAAACAAAGTTTTAGACAAAACCTTAGAAAAATTTAAGGCGATCTTAAATGTATTAGGTTTAAGTTATAAAATATTAGACATTGATAAAAAAACAAAAGAGAAGTTATTGGAATGATTAATGCTATTAGAAAATAAAAATTATGAAAAAGCAGATATCATTCGGAAAAAACTTCAAGAAGGAGGAATTATTTAG
- the rlmB gene encoding 23S rRNA (guanosine(2251)-2'-O)-methyltransferase RlmB translates to MPNIVFGKKNIFSIIKNSPSLVEKIYVVKGFSFDNEIYNLIKTNNLKWESIEIKEFQTILNQNVNHQNIIAYVKDFQYSQLQDLISNEKKQTILVLDRIQDPNNFGAIIRSSVLFGANGIVILDRNQTEVTPAVIKTSAGTAFEMPIAKVTNLANALNVLKQKGFWVYASYLSDDSVDLSNIVFEDKKVILIGSEGEGLTNKLVSHSDFKFKIKTSNIIDSLNASVATGIILFKANVDQ, encoded by the coding sequence ATGCCAAATATAGTTTTTGGAAAAAAAAACATTTTTAGCATTATTAAAAACTCCCCTAGTTTAGTCGAAAAAATTTATGTAGTTAAAGGATTTTCGTTTGATAATGAAATCTATAATTTAATAAAAACAAATAACTTAAAATGAGAATCAATAGAAATTAAAGAATTTCAAACGATTTTAAATCAAAATGTTAATCATCAAAACATAATTGCTTATGTAAAAGACTTTCAATATAGTCAATTGCAAGATTTAATAAGCAATGAAAAAAAACAAACTATTCTTGTCTTAGATAGAATTCAAGATCCAAATAACTTTGGTGCTATAATTAGAAGTTCTGTATTATTTGGAGCAAATGGAATTGTTATTTTAGACAGAAACCAAACAGAAGTAACACCAGCAGTTATAAAAACCTCTGCAGGAACAGCTTTTGAAATGCCAATTGCAAAAGTTACAAATCTTGCTAACGCTTTAAATGTTTTAAAGCAAAAAGGATTTTGAGTTTATGCTTCGTATTTGTCAGATGATTCAGTTGATCTTTCAAATATAGTTTTTGAAGATAAAAAAGTTATTTTAATTGGAAGTGAAGGTGAAGGTTTGACAAACAAACTAGTGTCACATTCTGATTTTAAATTTAAAATTAAAACATCAAACATAATTGATTCACTAAATGCATCTGTTGCAACAGGAATAATTCTATTTAAAGCAAACGTTGACCAATAA
- the rpmG gene encoding 50S ribosomal protein L33, with the protein MAIASKKKILLVCEDCLSRNYSLQKSTISQRERLIIKKFCSKCNLRTTHKESR; encoded by the coding sequence ATGGCAATTGCATCAAAGAAAAAGATTTTATTAGTTTGCGAAGATTGCTTGTCAAGAAACTATAGTTTGCAAAAAAGCACTATCTCACAAAGAGAGAGATTAATTATTAAAAAGTTTTGTAGCAAATGTAATTTAAGAACAACACACAAGGAGTCAAGATAA
- the secE gene encoding preprotein translocase subunit SecE, with protein MKEKDLDKKAQKQALKEKIKAEKAKAKAAKKEQFKEIYAALEGDKGLTKEQRVKKARAAKVKEHKQKINVKLALKEAPIKMLKEINKIKWSGRANLGQKFSWVIIFILIFALFFYGIDTGLKHLFILMKII; from the coding sequence ATGAAAGAAAAAGATTTGGATAAAAAAGCTCAAAAGCAAGCTTTAAAAGAGAAAATTAAAGCTGAAAAAGCAAAAGCAAAAGCGGCTAAAAAAGAACAATTTAAAGAAATTTATGCTGCCCTTGAAGGTGACAAAGGTCTTACAAAAGAGCAACGTGTTAAAAAAGCAAGAGCTGCAAAAGTAAAAGAGCATAAGCAAAAAATTAATGTTAAGTTAGCTTTAAAAGAAGCTCCAATAAAAATGCTTAAAGAGATCAACAAAATTAAATGAAGTGGAAGAGCAAATTTAGGACAAAAATTTTCATGAGTAATTATATTTATATTAATTTTTGCATTATTTTTCTACGGAATTGATACTGGATTAAAACATTTATTTATATTAATGAAAATCATTTAG
- the nusG gene encoding transcription termination/antitermination protein NusG, which produces METKEIASLTEELESYKGQWFVINCNSGHEDRVRGDLLQKIETSGLEEVIFDIRISKSQFMGKNNKLTDKNKYPGYLFINMLMNDETWFIVRNTPGVNGFIGSSGKGAKPFPITAEEVARVLQSQNDSGSKNTGQKNTGHTQPKKEKVLFTASFKNKDVVVVKDGPFANTEGQVLEMDFEKGVAVVNIELFGRITPTEFEFSNLDLAYKS; this is translated from the coding sequence ATGGAAACTAAAGAAATAGCATCGCTTACAGAAGAACTTGAGTCTTATAAAGGTCAATGGTTTGTAATAAATTGTAATAGTGGTCACGAAGACCGTGTAAGAGGAGATTTATTACAAAAAATAGAAACTTCAGGACTTGAAGAAGTTATTTTTGATATAAGAATTTCAAAATCTCAATTTATGGGGAAAAACAATAAGTTAACTGATAAAAACAAATATCCTGGTTATTTATTTATAAATATGTTAATGAATGATGAAACTTGATTTATTGTTCGTAACACTCCGGGAGTGAATGGTTTTATTGGTTCGTCTGGGAAGGGTGCTAAACCATTTCCAATCACTGCAGAAGAAGTAGCAAGAGTTTTACAAAGTCAAAATGATAGTGGGTCAAAAAACACTGGTCAAAAAAACACCGGTCATACTCAACCTAAAAAAGAAAAAGTATTATTTACAGCTTCTTTTAAAAATAAAGATGTAGTTGTTGTTAAAGATGGACCTTTTGCAAATACTGAAGGACAGGTCTTAGAAATGGATTTTGAAAAAGGAGTTGCTGTAGTGAACATTGAATTGTTTGGTAGAATTACACCAACTGAATTTGAATTTTCAAACCTTGATTTAGCTTATAAATCATAG
- a CDS encoding peptidylprolyl isomerase: MNTIKIKIILEDSRVMNAELYPDLAPLSVENFVNLVKKNYFDGLIFHRVIKGFMIQGGGLDINMQEKNDLDPIKGEFSSNGWKNNLQLKHGKGVLSMARTNDPNSATSQFFIVTGEAGFLDGQYATFGKLIDNKSLEVASQIENLETKSVDFYDDVPSQPIIIKTIELI; this comes from the coding sequence ATGAATACAATTAAAATTAAAATTATTTTAGAAGATTCTAGAGTTATGAATGCAGAATTATACCCAGACTTAGCACCATTAAGTGTAGAAAATTTTGTAAATTTAGTTAAAAAAAATTACTTTGACGGACTAATTTTTCATAGAGTTATAAAAGGATTTATGATTCAAGGTGGAGGTTTGGATATAAATATGCAAGAAAAAAATGACTTAGATCCAATTAAAGGAGAGTTTTCAAGTAATGGGTGGAAAAATAACTTGCAATTAAAACATGGTAAAGGTGTTTTATCAATGGCAAGAACAAATGATCCTAACAGTGCAACAAGTCAATTTTTTATCGTGACTGGGGAAGCTGGATTTTTAGATGGACAATATGCAACATTTGGAAAATTAATTGACAATAAAAGTCTTGAAGTCGCAAGTCAAATAGAAAACTTAGAAACAAAAAGTGTTGATTTCTACGATGATGTTCCTTCACAACCAATAATTATAAAAACCATTGAGTTGATCTAA
- the rplK gene encoding 50S ribosomal protein L11: protein MAKKITRIAKLEFMAMQAKPGAELASLGINMPQFTQQFNEATKERAGEVVPVVITAYDDKSFDFELKTTPAAFLLKKAAGINKGSKTPGKEVIATISADEVRKIAEYKMVDLNATNIESAMRIIEGSARNMGIKVTGMPEKEGNK from the coding sequence GTGGCAAAAAAAATCACACGTATAGCAAAACTTGAATTTATGGCAATGCAAGCAAAGCCTGGAGCTGAATTAGCTTCTTTAGGAATTAACATGCCGCAATTCACACAACAATTTAATGAAGCCACAAAAGAAAGAGCTGGAGAAGTAGTTCCAGTTGTTATCACAGCTTATGATGATAAATCATTTGACTTTGAATTAAAAACAACTCCTGCAGCATTTTTATTAAAAAAAGCAGCAGGAATTAACAAAGGAAGTAAAACTCCTGGAAAAGAAGTAATAGCAACAATTTCAGCAGATGAAGTTAGAAAAATAGCAGAATACAAAATGGTTGATTTAAATGCAACTAATATTGAAAGTGCTATGAGAATTATTGAAGGATCAGCAAGAAACATGGGTATTAAAGTAACAGGTATGCCTGAAAAAGAAGGTAATAAATAA